The Listeria welshimeri serovar 6b str. SLCC5334 genome has a window encoding:
- the pknB gene encoding Stk1 family PASTA domain-containing Ser/Thr kinase → MMIGKRLNDRYKILHAIGGGGMANVYLAHDMILDRDVAVKILRIDLADESNLIRRFQREAQSATSLVHPNIVSIYDVGEENDLHYIVMEHVDGMDLKQYIHENHPISYEKSVDIMLQIVSAVTVAHQHHIIHRDLKPQNILIDHDGVVKITDFGIAMALSETSITQTNSLLGSVHYLSPEQARGGMATQKSDIYSLGIVLYELLTGKVPFDGESAVSIAIKHLQAEIPSAREQNPEIPQSLENIIIKATAKDPFLRYQNAEEMEKDLQTCLNKERLNEPKYIFPTDDGDTKTIPIIATKEAMQNLDKTIVPEGKVAAQEVASDATKGKKKKKMSKKKKIAWIVFSVIIVFIIGILLLWLLGKSPDEIAVPDVSGKTEDQAIALLQKEGFVIGKTAEKNSDEVEEGKVINSDPEAGEMKEKGTKVNLFVSIGSKKITLDDYSGRSYSDTKALLEEQGFESISAEEEYSSDVDKGMIISQTPSGGSEVVAKSTSVKFVVSKGAEPISLKDLRGYTKTAVEDYASPLGFKVSSTEENSSSVEKGQVISQSPSAGTTMNPGDTIQIVISAGPKEKEVKEVTKTFNIPYTPSDEENPEPQHIQIYIQDKDHSMTSAYREMDISQNTSVEVTFKIEEGSSGGYKIISDDKVIDEGTVPYPN, encoded by the coding sequence ATGATGATAGGTAAACGCCTAAACGATCGTTATAAGATTTTACATGCTATAGGCGGCGGTGGAATGGCCAATGTTTATCTTGCTCATGACATGATCCTTGACCGCGATGTTGCAGTGAAAATTTTACGAATTGATTTAGCTGATGAAAGTAATTTAATTCGTCGTTTCCAAAGAGAAGCGCAATCTGCAACTAGTTTAGTTCATCCAAATATTGTGAGTATCTATGATGTTGGTGAAGAGAATGATTTACACTACATTGTTATGGAACATGTAGATGGCATGGATTTAAAACAATATATTCATGAAAATCATCCTATTAGTTATGAAAAATCAGTGGATATTATGCTACAAATTGTTTCAGCAGTTACCGTCGCACATCAACATCACATAATTCACCGCGATTTAAAACCACAAAATATCTTAATTGATCATGATGGAGTCGTGAAAATTACCGATTTTGGGATTGCAATGGCGTTGTCTGAAACATCTATAACCCAGACTAATTCATTACTTGGCTCTGTTCATTACTTATCTCCAGAACAAGCCCGTGGCGGCATGGCAACACAAAAATCAGACATCTATTCACTTGGAATCGTTTTATACGAACTACTAACTGGAAAAGTACCTTTTGATGGTGAATCCGCCGTTTCTATTGCCATTAAACATTTACAAGCGGAGATTCCTTCTGCAAGAGAACAGAATCCAGAAATACCTCAAAGTCTAGAAAATATTATTATTAAAGCCACAGCGAAAGATCCATTTTTACGTTATCAAAATGCAGAAGAAATGGAAAAAGATTTACAAACCTGCTTAAATAAAGAACGCTTGAACGAACCAAAATATATATTTCCAACAGACGATGGGGATACAAAAACCATTCCCATCATTGCGACTAAAGAAGCCATGCAAAATCTCGATAAAACTATTGTCCCAGAAGGAAAAGTAGCCGCACAAGAAGTTGCTTCCGATGCAACTAAAGGAAAGAAAAAGAAAAAAATGAGCAAGAAAAAGAAAATTGCTTGGATTGTATTTTCAGTGATAATCGTGTTTATTATTGGGATTTTATTATTATGGTTATTAGGTAAAAGTCCTGATGAAATAGCGGTCCCAGATGTTTCTGGTAAAACAGAAGACCAAGCCATCGCACTGCTTCAAAAAGAAGGATTTGTTATTGGCAAAACAGCTGAAAAAAATAGTGATGAAGTAGAAGAAGGAAAAGTAATTAATTCTGATCCTGAAGCTGGTGAAATGAAAGAAAAAGGAACGAAAGTCAATTTATTTGTAAGTATCGGTTCTAAAAAAATTACATTAGATGACTACAGCGGAAGAAGTTACTCTGATACCAAAGCTTTACTAGAAGAACAAGGATTTGAAAGTATTTCTGCGGAGGAAGAGTATAGTTCAGATGTGGACAAAGGAATGATTATAAGCCAAACACCTTCAGGCGGATCAGAAGTCGTAGCCAAATCTACTAGCGTGAAGTTTGTCGTAAGTAAAGGCGCAGAGCCAATTTCTCTTAAAGACTTACGTGGTTATACAAAAACAGCGGTAGAAGATTATGCTTCTCCTCTTGGATTTAAAGTATCTAGCACAGAAGAAAACTCAAGTTCTGTTGAAAAAGGACAAGTGATTTCGCAATCACCATCTGCTGGAACCACGATGAATCCGGGCGATACAATCCAAATCGTTATTTCTGCTGGACCAAAAGAAAAAGAAGTGAAAGAAGTAACGAAAACATTCAATATTCCTTATACACCAAGCGATGAAGAAAACCCAGAACCGCAACATATCCAAATTTATATTCAAGATAAAGATCACAGTATGACAAGTGCTTACCGTGAAATGGATATTAGCCAAAATACATCTGTAGAAGTAACTTTCAAAATAGAAGAAGGTTCTA
- a CDS encoding Stp1/IreP family PP2C-type Ser/Thr phosphatase, producing the protein MHAEFRTDRGRIRHHNEDNGGVFENKDNQPIVIVADGMGGHRAGDVASEMAVRLLSDAWKETTALLTAEEIETWLRKEIQEVNKQIVLYAESEMDLNGMGTTLVAAIMAKSQVVIANVGDSRGYLLQNNTLRQLTEDHSLVHELLRTGEISKEDAMNHPRKNILLRALGVEGKVEVDTFVVPFQTTDTLLLCSDGLTNMVPETEMEDILKSKRSLSEKADVFITKANSYGGEDNITVLLVERNLMQKGRDAS; encoded by the coding sequence ATGCATGCAGAATTTAGAACAGACAGAGGCAGAATTAGACATCATAATGAAGATAATGGCGGTGTGTTTGAAAATAAAGACAACCAGCCAATTGTAATTGTAGCAGATGGAATGGGTGGACACCGTGCAGGAGATGTTGCCAGTGAAATGGCTGTACGTTTGCTTAGTGACGCGTGGAAAGAAACTACTGCACTTTTAACTGCTGAAGAAATTGAAACATGGCTCCGCAAAGAAATTCAGGAAGTAAATAAACAAATCGTCCTTTACGCGGAAAGTGAAATGGATTTAAACGGCATGGGTACAACACTTGTGGCAGCTATAATGGCAAAATCACAAGTTGTGATTGCGAATGTTGGGGATAGTCGTGGTTATTTACTTCAAAATAATACATTACGACAATTAACAGAAGATCACTCCCTTGTTCATGAATTACTACGCACGGGTGAAATCAGCAAAGAAGATGCAATGAATCATCCGCGGAAAAATATTCTTCTACGCGCATTAGGTGTCGAAGGAAAAGTTGAGGTAGACACATTTGTAGTACCATTTCAAACAACAGATACCTTACTACTTTGTTCCGATGGACTTACAAATATGGTACCAGAAACAGAAATGGAAGACATTTTAAAAAGTAAACGTAGCCTCTCTGAAAAAGCGGACGTATTTATTACTAAAGCTAATTCTTATGGGGGAGAAGATAATATCACCGTATTATTGGTTGAACGAAATCTGATGCAGAAAGGGAGGGATGCTTCATGA
- the rsmB gene encoding 16S rRNA (cytosine(967)-C(5))-methyltransferase RsmB, producing the protein MKKQKTVRAIALELIIKIENNQSYSHLLINDALKKQKLNPLDKGLLTELVYGTTQRKITLDYYLAPFLNKEPDNWVKNLLRMSVYQLTFLDKVPEHAILNEAGDIAKDLGHQGVTKFVNGVLRNVIRKGVPSIDEVKDPVQKIAVETSLPEWLAKRWADQYGVQKLREIGLAFLVAPHQSIRVNQTEIRTEQLIKELNDQGITVTQNEFIDEALLVEKGSVAETKAYKDGKCSIQDESSMLAAYALQLEDNLTVLDACAAPGGKTTHIAEKMHGTGMVHALDIHEKKTKLIDQAAKRLQLLNIRTAHQDARTASTMFEPETFDRILVDAPCSGFGVLRRKPDIKYAKTEKDIHKLAEIQLAILDDVSQLVKENGILVYSTCTIDKEENETVLRAFLEKHPEFSLEPVTLPEKLAHIKKDDFVQLLPTDIGSDGFFVSSLRKVKS; encoded by the coding sequence ATGAAGAAGCAAAAAACAGTTCGCGCCATCGCATTAGAACTCATTATCAAAATTGAAAACAATCAATCATATAGTCATTTATTAATTAATGATGCGCTAAAAAAACAGAAACTAAATCCACTAGATAAAGGGCTATTAACGGAATTAGTATATGGAACTACACAGCGTAAAATTACACTCGATTACTATTTGGCTCCATTTTTAAATAAAGAACCGGATAATTGGGTGAAAAATTTACTCCGAATGTCCGTATATCAATTAACTTTTTTAGATAAAGTTCCTGAGCACGCGATTTTAAATGAAGCAGGGGATATTGCTAAAGATTTAGGACACCAAGGCGTAACCAAATTCGTCAATGGGGTGTTACGTAATGTAATCCGAAAAGGCGTCCCGAGCATTGATGAAGTAAAAGATCCAGTCCAAAAAATCGCAGTCGAAACAAGCTTGCCAGAATGGTTAGCAAAAAGATGGGCCGATCAATATGGCGTCCAAAAACTGCGTGAAATTGGGCTAGCTTTCTTAGTAGCTCCACACCAAAGTATACGTGTCAACCAAACAGAAATTCGCACCGAGCAACTAATTAAAGAATTGAATGACCAAGGAATTACAGTTACTCAAAACGAATTTATTGACGAAGCTTTACTTGTTGAAAAAGGTTCTGTTGCAGAAACAAAAGCTTACAAAGACGGTAAATGTAGTATCCAAGACGAGAGCTCGATGCTCGCAGCCTATGCACTTCAATTAGAAGACAATTTAACCGTACTTGATGCTTGTGCGGCACCTGGCGGAAAAACAACGCATATTGCAGAAAAGATGCATGGCACAGGAATGGTTCATGCGCTGGATATCCACGAAAAGAAAACCAAGCTTATAGATCAAGCAGCAAAACGTTTGCAACTATTAAATATTCGTACAGCTCATCAAGATGCAAGAACTGCAAGTACCATGTTTGAACCAGAAACATTTGACCGTATTTTAGTAGATGCCCCTTGCTCAGGTTTTGGTGTTCTTCGTAGAAAACCAGATATTAAATATGCAAAAACAGAAAAAGATATCCACAAATTAGCAGAAATTCAATTAGCAATTTTAGATGACGTTAGCCAACTAGTAAAAGAAAATGGTATATTAGTTTATAGTACTTGTACGATTGATAAGGAAGAAAACGAAACAGTCCTGCGTGCGTTCTTAGAAAAACATCCAGAGTTTTCGCTTGAACCTGTAACACTTCCTGAAAAATTGGCACATATCAAGAAGGACGATTTTGTACAACTTTTACCGACAGATATTGGAAGCGATGGTTTCTTCGTTTCAAGTTTAAGAAAAGTGAAGTCCTGA
- the fmt gene encoding methionyl-tRNA formyltransferase, which translates to MTKIIFMGTPAFSVPILEQLASTYDVIAVVTQPDRPVGRKRILTPPPVKKAALELAIPVFQPEKLRTSSELNELIALEADLLVTAAYGQILPNSLLESPKHGAINVHASLLPEYRGGAPVHYALLDGKTETGVTIMYMVEKLDAGDMISQRKIPITEADNTGTMFDKLSKLGAELLMDTLPDFLAGKITAIAQDPEKVTFARNISREQEKIDWTQPGRTIFNQIRGLSPWPVAYTTLEEKPFKIWEATYDDTKVEGEPGTILMDKTSLKIIAGDGTLIVPTVIQPAGKPKMDVHSFMSGAGRNLSKSTRFGE; encoded by the coding sequence ATGACAAAAATCATTTTTATGGGAACACCCGCATTTTCTGTCCCTATTTTAGAACAATTAGCTAGCACATATGATGTAATTGCAGTTGTTACACAACCAGATCGACCAGTTGGGCGCAAACGTATTTTAACCCCACCGCCAGTAAAAAAAGCCGCTTTAGAATTAGCTATTCCAGTCTTTCAACCAGAAAAATTACGCACTTCAAGCGAACTAAATGAACTTATTGCGTTAGAAGCCGATTTACTTGTTACAGCAGCGTATGGACAAATTTTGCCAAATAGTTTACTTGAATCCCCAAAACATGGCGCAATCAATGTCCACGCATCTCTATTACCAGAATATCGCGGCGGTGCTCCGGTTCACTATGCACTACTTGATGGTAAAACGGAAACAGGCGTTACTATCATGTATATGGTAGAGAAATTGGATGCTGGCGATATGATTAGTCAGCGTAAAATCCCAATTACAGAGGCAGATAATACAGGAACCATGTTCGATAAATTAAGCAAACTAGGCGCAGAACTTTTAATGGATACATTACCTGACTTTTTAGCTGGGAAAATTACTGCTATAGCTCAAGACCCAGAAAAAGTCACATTTGCGCGTAATATCTCTAGAGAACAAGAAAAAATCGATTGGACACAACCGGGACGCACCATTTTTAATCAAATCCGTGGACTTTCCCCTTGGCCAGTTGCATATACAACACTGGAAGAAAAACCGTTTAAAATTTGGGAAGCGACTTATGATGACACAAAAGTAGAAGGTGAACCAGGTACGATTTTAATGGATAAAACATCTCTTAAGATTATAGCTGGGGACGGGACTCTTATAGTACCAACAGTAATCCAACCAGCAGGAAAACCGAAAATGGATGTCCATTCATTCATGTCCGGAGCTGGCAGAAATTTAAGCAAGTCGACAAGGTTTGGTGAATAA